A part of Aegilops tauschii subsp. strangulata cultivar AL8/78 chromosome 2, Aet v6.0, whole genome shotgun sequence genomic DNA contains:
- the LOC109762650 gene encoding uncharacterized protein, which translates to MAFHRQRTLCFTTIATLFLLHHIAAASSSLVQEHDKSALLQLMNGLSSGCGDVPGYWSPDSGVQHCSWKEVRCDMRSRVVAISLPSQPSRRLAGVLSPAVACLTDLKVLSLPSRGLLGEIPGELWRLRNLEVLNLAGNSLRGSLPAIFPKGLQSLDLSGNQLSGRIPPGLGDCSHLRRLRMSSNSLDGFIPPQIGRLAELRALELSGNRLAGGVPPELRHCSYLVKMGLSRNLLHGQVPSSILKELKKLRFLSLAGNNFSGEIPSGLGQLRSLRVLNLSSNSLSGVVPIDLVALRDHTVLLLDSDLLPAKVSAPMPSPQMAEISQVTADSSGVGPPPHSAEVFTVIPQYKSTWVLTEANRGTPPDGSGNVGHLKTMEIVAIALVLVVIVALLVVATIYVFKRRRRTPRQPRRSGTGTSTGTRREREVKVFDGVDIGASLTYEAIVRATGNFNASNCIGFGGFGATYKAEVAPGVLVAVKRLSIGRQHGAKQFQAEVETLGRRRHPNLVTLMGYHISDQETFLIYNYLPGGNLERFIQERTKRQIGWRVLHKIALDIAHALAFMHDECSPRILHRDVKPSNILLDNDFNAYLSDFGLAKLLRNSQTHTTTSVAGTFGYVAPEYAMTCRVSDKADVYSYGVLLLELISDKKVLDPSFSPYGNGFNIISWANKLIQSGRVCEFFVEGLWNKAPHDDLVEIMKLGVLCTVESLSSRPKMKHVVRRLRELRPPSY; encoded by the coding sequence ATGGCCTTCCATCGCCAGAGAACACTCTGCTTCACAACCATTGCCACCTTATTCCTCCTGCACCATATCGCCGCCGCTTCCTCCTCGCTAGTCCAAGAACATGACAAGTCGGCGCTCCTCCAACTCATGAACGGACTCTCCTCCGGCTGCGGCGACGTCCCTGGCTACTGGTCACCGGACTCAGGCGTTCAACACTGCTCCTGGAAGGAGGTGAGATGCGACATGCGGTCCCGGGTCGTCGCCATCTCCCTCCCTTCCCAACCCAGCCGGCGACTCGCCGGGGTGTTGTCACCGGCGGTGGCCTGCCTCACCGACCTCAAAGTACTTTCTCTACCCTCCCGAGGGCTCCTCGGAGAGATACCTGGTGAGTTATGGCGGCTGCGGAACCTGGAGGTCCTCAACCTCGCGGGCAACTCCCTCCGCGGCTCCCTTCCGGCCATCTTCCCCAAGGGGCTGCAGAGTTTGGACCTTTCTGGCAACCAGCTCTCCGGGAGAATCCCTCCTGGTCTCGGGGACTGCTCGCACCTCCGGCGGCTCCGGATGTCTTCCAATTCTCTGGATGGTTTCATCCCTCCGCAGATTGGGAGGCTTGCCGAGTTGCGGGCCTTGGAATTGTCCGGGAACAGACTAGCCGGTGGCGTTCCGCCGGAGCTCCGGCATTGCAGTTACCTGGTCAAGATGGGCCTCAGCAGAAATTTACTCCATGGGCAAGTACCTTCCTCCATTCTCAAGGAGCTCAAGAAGTTGAGGTTTCTGTCATTAGCTGGGAACAATTTCAGTGGTGAGATACCATCCGGTCTGGGTCAGCTGAGATCGCTCAGGGTGCTAAATTTGTCCTCAAATTCTCTGTCAGGAGTGGTTCCCATTGATCTCGTGGCACTGAGAGATCACACCGTTCTACTCCTTGACAGTGATCTGCTCCCTGCGAAGGTTTCCGCTCCTATGCCATCACCTCAAATGGCTGAGATTTCCCAAGTGACAGCTGATAGTTCAGGGGTAGGTCCACCACCGCACTCTGCTGAAGTATTTACAGTCATCCCCCAATACAAAAGCACCTGGGTACTTACCGAGGCAAACCGAGGCACCCCGCCTGATGGCAGCGGCAATGTTGGTCATCTGAAGACCATGGAGATTGTTGCAATAGCTTTGGTGTTAGTCGTCATTGTTGCGCTTTTAGTTGTGGCCACCATATACGTTTTCAAAAGGAGAAGACGAACCCCGAGGCAACCAAGACGCTCTGGCACTGGCACTAGCACTGGCACTAGAAGGGAGAGGGAGGTGAAGGTTTTTGATGGCGTTGACATTGGAGCTTCCCTAACTTATGAGGCAATTGTCCGGGCCACTGGAAATTTTAACGCAAGCAACTGCATCGGCTTTGGTGGCTTTGGCGCGACATATAAAGCTGAGGTTGCACCTGGGGTTTTGGTGGCAGTAAAGAGGCTTTCTATTGGGAGGCAACACGGTGCCAAGCAGTTCCAAGCAGAAGTTGAAACCCTTGGGCGGCGTCGCCATCCTAATCTTGTCACTCTCATGGGGTACCATATCAGTGACCAAGAGACATTCCTGATATACAACTATTTGCCAGGTGGAAACTTGGAGAGGTTCATACAGGAGAGAACTAAGAGGCAAATTGGTTGGAGGGTGCTCCACAAAATTGCTCTGGATATTGCTCATGCTCTTGCTTTCATGCATGATGAGTGCTCCCCCCGCATTCTGCACCGAGATGTTAAGCCAAGCAACATATTGCTCGACAATGACTTCAATGCATATCTCTCTGATTTTGGATTAGCAAAACTTCTTCGCAACTCACAAACTCATACAACCACAAGTGTTGCTGGTACTTTTGGTTATGTCGCGCCGGAGTATGCAATGACATGCCGTGTGTCTGATAAAGCAGATGTTTATAGCTATGGGGTTCTGCTTCTTGAACTGATCTCGGATAAGAAAGTGCTGGATCCATCGTTCTCTCCATATGGAAATGGTTTCAACATTATTAGCTGGGCTAATAAGCTAATCCAAAGCGGTAGAGTTTGCGAGTTCTTCGTTGAGGGCTTGTGGAATAAGGCCCCACATGATGACCTGGTTGAGATTATGAAGCTGGGGGTCCTGTGCACTGTGGAGTCTCTTTCTTCTAGGCCCAAAATGAAGCATGTTGTTCGTCGTCTAAGAGAACTCCGTCCGCCTTCTTACTAG